The following are encoded together in the Acidobacteriota bacterium genome:
- a CDS encoding VWA domain-containing protein — protein MIGATLLGAVLALGTPPGAATPTQARQAENLPEGPLGRGVGALSDVVEVTVVNVDVIATDRNGRPAEDLSRQNFRVFDNGAPVELNYFGRGGSAGDSDPELVREPLSIAFFFDNTHLTVASRSAVMDQIKDFARGQLETGDRDVPVYAMVVAFDGELRLLQDLTTDYIALAQGLNRAEAAHQVFTEAQGLKRRSQESFLQLMNQLNARRQESAGSIGALRATLAELLAYARVVHQDSARTADAIEDVVESLALVPGRKAFFLISDGFASRPFDRLLQNVQKRVAGRREETGTELMQSREVDAPEGFDAPNNLYTRNSNIQGTAALTTTSFQQDLSTFDLSARYAGLAARANSHRVSFYAFKPPEVEVAAAALSERVSDQQKLTYLSDLRGVLNGLAHDTGGRSWVSGRNVGTFFDQVAADLGSYYSLGYVLDEFVEGSIHEVRIRPRPRNLRLRHRTSYVARSLRERLAERTVGALLLGWTENPHGLHIDSIQWDTGGGGFYDVDFTVSVPLDKLIMIEQAGQRTDQVRVVAVVLTEDGEQLAPSHIVLPLAIPDRDWSEARDQFFAVSFEYPIPRGSHRVAIGLWDENGGNGSYIRREFSVR, from the coding sequence ATGATCGGAGCAACTCTGCTCGGAGCGGTCCTGGCACTGGGGACTCCACCGGGGGCGGCCACACCGACCCAGGCCCGGCAGGCTGAAAACCTCCCGGAGGGCCCGCTCGGCCGCGGCGTCGGTGCACTGAGCGACGTGGTCGAGGTGACGGTCGTCAACGTGGACGTCATCGCCACCGACCGCAACGGGCGCCCGGCGGAAGACCTGTCGCGCCAGAACTTCCGGGTCTTCGACAACGGCGCGCCGGTCGAGCTCAACTACTTCGGCCGCGGCGGCAGTGCCGGAGACTCGGACCCGGAACTCGTGCGGGAGCCCCTGTCGATCGCGTTCTTCTTCGACAACACCCATCTCACCGTCGCCAGCCGCTCCGCGGTGATGGACCAGATCAAGGACTTCGCCCGTGGCCAGCTTGAAACCGGCGACCGGGACGTCCCCGTCTACGCGATGGTGGTCGCATTCGACGGCGAGTTGCGGCTGCTCCAGGACCTGACGACGGACTACATCGCCCTGGCCCAGGGGCTGAACCGGGCCGAAGCCGCGCACCAGGTCTTCACGGAGGCCCAGGGGCTCAAGCGCAGGTCGCAGGAGAGTTTCCTCCAGTTGATGAACCAGTTGAACGCCCGGCGCCAGGAGTCGGCCGGCAGCATCGGCGCTCTGCGCGCGACGCTCGCCGAGTTGCTCGCCTACGCGCGCGTCGTGCATCAGGACAGCGCCCGCACCGCCGACGCGATCGAGGATGTCGTCGAGTCGCTGGCCCTCGTTCCCGGACGCAAGGCCTTCTTCCTGATCAGCGACGGCTTCGCGTCCCGGCCGTTCGACCGCCTGCTCCAGAACGTGCAGAAGCGCGTGGCCGGTCGCCGGGAAGAAACCGGCACCGAGCTGATGCAGAGCCGCGAGGTCGACGCGCCGGAGGGCTTCGACGCACCGAACAACCTGTACACGAGGAACTCGAACATCCAGGGCACCGCCGCGCTCACGACAACGTCCTTCCAGCAAGACCTGTCCACCTTCGATCTCAGTGCCCGGTACGCCGGCCTGGCCGCGCGCGCGAACTCGCACCGCGTCTCCTTCTACGCCTTCAAGCCGCCCGAGGTCGAAGTCGCCGCGGCGGCTCTGTCCGAACGCGTATCGGACCAGCAGAAGCTCACCTACCTCTCCGACCTCCGCGGCGTGCTGAACGGCCTTGCCCACGACACCGGCGGCCGCTCCTGGGTTTCCGGCCGCAACGTGGGCACTTTCTTCGACCAGGTGGCGGCGGACCTCGGTTCCTACTACTCGCTCGGCTACGTGCTCGACGAGTTCGTGGAGGGTTCGATCCACGAGGTCCGCATCAGGCCCCGGCCGCGGAACCTGCGGCTGCGCCACCGGACGAGCTACGTGGCAAGATCTCTCCGCGAGCGGCTGGCCGAGCGGACTGTCGGCGCCCTGTTGCTCGGCTGGACCGAGAACCCTCACGGACTTCACATTGACAGCATCCAGTGGGACACCGGCGGCGGCGGCTTCTACGACGTCGACTTCACCGTTTCCGTGCCCCTCGACAAGCTCATCATGATCGAGCAGGCCGGACAGCGCACCGACCAGGTCCGCGTGGTCGCCGTCGTTCTCACCGAGGACGGCGAGCAGTTGGCGCCTAGCCACATCGTCCTCCCCCTCGCCATCCCCGACCGTGACTGGTCGGAGGCCCGGGACCAGTTCTTCGCGGTCAGCTTCGAGTACCCCATTCCGCGCGGTAGCCATCGGGTCGCCATCGGCCTCTGGGACGAGAACGGCGGCAACGGTTCTTACATCAGGAGAGAATTCAGTGTGCGCTGA